Part of the Emys orbicularis isolate rEmyOrb1 chromosome 10, rEmyOrb1.hap1, whole genome shotgun sequence genome is shown below.
gaggGTTAGGTTCCCGGGGGgaaattttcaccagacaaaagacattatatatatacacacacacagtataagttttaaacaaacaatttaatactttacacagcaatgatgattgtgaagcttagttgaggtggtggagtcagagggagggatatttcccagggaatgccttgctgctaaatgatgaactagcacttggctgagccctcaagggttaacacctTGTTgctaatgtagcctcacactctacaaagcagcaccaatggagggaggggagacagcatggcagagagagacagagacacacaccatgtgtgtgagagagagagagagacgcacattgcccctttaagtatgctgaccccactctaagtacattgcctttttacgTAGATTAGCAAATTGAGAcaccagctgctgccagcaagctccctctgtcctgagccctgttgtgccccccctgctctgtggagaaggggaggggtcagcctgacattagcccccatctgcacaggaagcaggaggctcccaggagcagctccaaggcagagggcaagaGCAGCACACGGCATTGGGGGGgcaggacagctgaactgcccggccaTTGAGaacctgctgggcagctgctgcacagggaacttaggggagcggggagctgatgggaggctgccggtccaccctggttccaagcccccaccagctagcaccaatgggctgctctttctgcaagcagtggaaaaagcaggcagctgccaaacaacgttataagggagcattgcacaactttaaacgagcatgttctctaattgatcagcaatgtaacaaggTTAACctggatgactttaagtgaggagttactgtaaatcaTGTTCCTCCTAGGAAAgctaggaataaaacccaggtgtcTCCAGATGACCCCAGTCACAGCCATGCTGCTCTCTGAAATGAATGCATGGAGTTAATGTGGTTGGTTACCCTCCTGGGGCTAAGCAAGAGACCACAGTCTCCTCCTACAGCTGggtagagaacccaggaatcctgattctCTGCCAAGCAGCTGTGAAGCCCACTTACAGAAAGGTCAGGTCAAGGGGCAGAGGACTGTGTCCAAACCAGGTGACTCCCACGGGTGTAATTTTGGCTCCTCATGATGGAATTGCTCTTTTCCCAGTTTAGTGAAGGTTGCAGCtaaatttctatttaaaaaccAAATTTTGCATCCTCTCTTCAAAGCACCCTAGAAAGCCAGAAAATTGGCAGGTCAGGCAGCTGACAGCTCTACCAGCGGCAGTACCTCCAGGCAGTGAATCCACACCCCTCATGCAGCACAAAACTCTTTGTTTGGGAACTGGCCACTAATTTTGGCTTAGCGGCACTGAACCTCAGAGTCTCCTCCATGAAACAAGGACAGTAATGATTCCTGCTGTTTGTCTAGATACAGCCAACAACAtttgggagggagagaaacaagCTGAGTAGAAGGGGGATTCGAGGGATGTCAGGGCCTTGGAGCTTCCCAAGTGAGGGACCCAGAGTTTGCTGGGGTAATCGTGGCAGGGCTGGAATTATGCCAGAGGCAGGGGAAATTTACCCACAACAGAGGGGCTGGAGCtcagctgggtggggggagaagaacaGAGGGACCATGGAAATATGGGCTGGAAAGCATTGAGAACAATGGTGAGATGTTTGAAACATCACCTTGGCTTGCAAGAGATCAAGGTTAAGTACCACACTGTGCCAAAGCCTTCCTGGGCAATCTCACTTAATGATCCTCTGTCTCTTTCCATCCTTGTATGAACAGGGGTCAGcactctcctgcctcccagggtgCTGAGTCATTTGATACTGTACATGAGGTGCTCTGACCTTGGACAGCCCCTGTCAGCACCTTGCTAGCTCAGAGTCCCTTCCACTTGCAGGTTCACAGCAAGCCTACAAGGGCCACACAAAAAGCTGTGTGTGTTGGAGGAAAGaggggctgctcctgccccactaTCTTGCCCACCAGCTTCAGTGCCCCACTGCAGCATCACATGGGAGAGGCTGAATAAGCACTGCTGCAGAGAGCTTTTTCTGGGAACATACACTAAGCTGCTCCGTATGCCATTCCTGGTCCTGGTGATAGTGCTTCTTGTGTGTGCAGCCCTGGGCCCAGATCTGATCCACACACAGCTACAGGAGAGATGTTTGTTCAAACATGGTGTCATGCAGCAGGGTGGGATGTGTTATATACAGTGGTAGAGAGAGCAAAGCCCTTTAGACTTGGGTTTGAGTAGAGGCTGCCCTGGGTGTATGATCAGTGTGGAACAGGGTTCATTGATCTAAAGGTCATGCCCCAGAGCATGAGCAGAAACTGGAAGATTTTTTTAGACCATCTTTGCCTAGGCCCTGTGGTACCAGTAGAAGGGTGGCCTACACCACCATATCTAACTTAAGCCCAAAGAATTCACAGCAGAGGTGATTTTAGTCTGTGGTAAAAAGAACTTGGCTTCTCACTTTAAACAGAAGTATCAGGGGGAAGTTATCCTAGAGCATCACCCAAGTCTAGTAATGGAATCAGTAGGAACTCTCATTGAGTCTGTTTCACTCAGAGGGCACAGTGGCTGGGGGGAAAATGTGTGTTCTCTCTAGTGCTAGAGCCCTGTAATGGTTACAGCTGCCAGGTCAGAAGGAGGGAAATGCCTCTGCCATTTGCTTATGAGAGATACCAGCCATTTGACTCTTGGAACCTGAAGGCAGCAAACTCTGCTCTCTTCACCTTCACATGATCTCTCCTTGTGGAGCCCATTGGTGTGTCCATGATGTGGTTGATGCACCAACCACACCATTTCCTTCCCCACAGAAGGGAAGGCATCTCCCTTGCCCCTTAAGAATAAGTCATGGACCAGACTCAATTTACTGAATTTACAGAAGGTACAAGACCGGTGACTGCTCAGGCACTAGAACGGCTGCATCTTCTGTATACAAGTATCCCCAGAGTAATGAAGGCCAGTGCAATGGCAGCTGCCACAGAGATCAGCCCAGCTGTAGAAGAGAATCCTACAAGAGGAAGAACACATCGTTAAAACTGCAAGTAGTTGCTTTTCCAGCTACCTCTCCAAAAATCCACCACAGACTTGCTGGGTACATTAGTGAAGGCCACAGTTAataaaattggggggagggggggaaatatatTTGAGCTATATTGAAGGGTTTTTTGAAGTGGTTGCAGGTCTCAGGCACAACTGGTTTCCCAGCAGATAAGCCCAGGCTGCAATGTTTGACTGGCTCTGGTTGGACCATCTCAACAAGGAGCCCTCCTTGAGCCTTGTTGACTAACACCCCCTCCTTGGGCTAAGGGAGTCTTACAGCTGAATTTGCAAGACCCATTTCTTCCATCCTTTAGATCAACTTTTCCAAGCTAATGTAAATTAGTAAGTGACAAGAGGCACCATGTGACTTGTTCAGTAGAACTAGTTACCCTCTGAGGTGGCGTTCTCTGCTTCCATTTGATCAGTTGAGACATCCCTGGATCCTCGATAAGCATCAAAGATGAATAGGGGTCCTACCACAACATCAGCCTCAGCTTCCCTCACGAAGGGGTCACCTGTATTGGGGAAGAGAAGCACTGCTAGAGCACCAATACATGTCATGTTAGTCTCATCCATCCCATTTTGAGTGGAAGATCCCCTAGGAACAGTCTGTTGGAGTAAGCCAGACGTATTCCCAGGTGAAGTGGGCGCAGAACCTACCCTGCCTGGAGGCCACATCTCTCTGGAAGCGCCTCCCTGGCCATCTGTCCAGAGGCCTGACTCTCCCAGACTGTCCAGCCAGCCCACAGTTTCCAGTCTCACAGCACCTGCAGATGTCTCTGGTGCCTTCCACTGGAGACCAGCTGCAACAGAACAGGAACAATCTACAGTGAAGTGTTTTGTTCTAGGCTGCCAATCACTCCCCTGGTGGGGTTCTAGTCTACTCACATGTTGCCTGCTTTGTTGAAGGAACAAGCCTTGTTCAAGGGATCTGGGGCTTGCTCAGCTGCAGTGACTTTCAGATGGCAGGTGATGTAGATCTGAGGGGAAGTGGGAAGAGGGGTTAGGATCATCCCAGGGGACACTAACACCAGCTTAGCCTCAGGGGAAAGTCAACTTGGTGAGCTCCCAGATTTCTGCTCCAAGTTCCTGGCATCTCCTGCAAACCTGAACACATCCACCATGAACTGCAGCGTGTCCTGCCTGGGGGATATGAAGGCTGAGGTGGTGTCATCTGATCTCCCATCCACCAGGCATCTACACACAAGAGTCAAGGGTCAGTGAGAGTCCCTGATCAGTCTTGTTTTAGACTAGAAAGGGCTGCCACCTcttacccattgaagtcaatgacagcatAGCGGGGAGAGGAGTCCCTGTCTGGGGTCAGGGTGGCCACACAGCAGTCCACAAAGAGCCTCAGAGCCACATGGTTCCCAGTGCTGACATCAGCTTGGATATGCATGACCTCCCCCAGCTGGAATCCATTGGAGGGTCTCTCAGCACTCCAGTTATCTGCAAGGCAAGTTCACAGTgagcaggacagacagacaggcaggcagggcggGGCTCCCCTTAAGGCTCCTCCCACCCACCTACCATTCATCAAGTGCAGGGAGAAACCCGGCCTCTCCTCAGCAGACAGGGTGGAACTGAAGGGAACCCATGTGGGCTTGATGGCTTTACTGCTCACATTGTCCTTCCTGTGAGAGGAGCAAACCTCAGTCACTGAGCCAGATCCCACAACAGGAACTGAACGGGAGGGAGGGATCCGAGTATCTCACACTCTCACCTGGGATAGTGACACTCAATGGGAATCACAGCCGGATTGGTTCTCAGGATCACTGGGttgctggcaggggtggggttaTAGTTCAGGCTTGTGCTGTAAGCCAGGGAGTCTGGGGACATCTGGGAAGAGCCAAACATGGAAGGGTTAACACCAGTCTACATGGCATTTAAAAAGTCATTCAGATAAGCCCCAAGAACAAGCCTCAGCCAG
Proteins encoded:
- the LOC135884500 gene encoding zona pellucida sperm-binding protein 3-like, translated to MGQRSSLGFALLCWVVSGVAGYNPWDFSRRDSAMWRPTPRAKPPRRRAHVPSLAQSYPWAQVDSSQLRAVSPLQPVTVQCEEAQLVITVHRDLFGTGRLIEASDLSLGPAACQYMSLNAVENTVTFTAGLPECGSALQMSPDSLAYSTSLNYNPTPASNPVILRTNPAVIPIECHYPRKDNVSSKAIKPTWVPFSSTLSAEERPGFSLHLMNDNWSAERPSNGFQLGEVMHIQADVSTGNHVALRLFVDCCVATLTPDRDSSPRYAVIDFNGCLVDGRSDDTTSAFISPRQDTLQFMVDVFRFAGDARNLIYITCHLKVTAAEQAPDPLNKACSFNKAGNIWSPVEGTRDICRCCETGNCGLAGQSGRVRPLDRWPGRRFQRDVASRQGDPFVREAEADVVVGPLFIFDAYRGSRDVSTDQMEAENATSEGFSSTAGLISVAAAIALAFITLGILVYRRCSRSSA